The genomic stretch ATGTCGTGCCCCAGACCGAGACCATGAATCTTCTCCAGGCCCAGCGCGTTGAATACCTGGATCTTGATATTGCCCGGGACATGGCCCTTTTGACGGGTGCCAGTCACGCGGTCTACGGTAGTTTTAGCCAGGTCGGAGACGACATCAGCATCGACTCCCGACTGGTTGACGCCCACGGAATCAAAGCCGCCAAACCCTTCTTCGTGGTCAAGTCAGGCATTATCAACATTCTCCCCGCGATCGACGAAATCGCGGCCAAGGTCAAAGTCAACCTGGACCAACGGGACCGCATCGCGGCCATCGACATCCGGGGCAACGAAATCCTAGACGACGACGTGGTCCTGATGCGCCTCAAAACCCAGATCGGCGACCCATTCGATCCCAAGGCGATCAATCGCGAGCTTAAAAACCTATACGATCTTGGATATTTCGACGACATCGAAATGTCCATGAAGGACGATGTCGATGGCAAGCACCTGGTGATCACGGTCAAGGAAAAACCCCTCATCCAGGCCATCAGTGTCGAAGGCGCCCAGGAACTGGACGCCGACGACATCCTGGCCGCTATTTCCACCAAAACTGGAGCGGTCCTGAACCCCAAGGTCCTGGCCGACGACATGGGAAAAATCCGGGAACTCTACCGAAAAGACGGATACTACAACGCCGTCATCGACTACAAACTGGATCAGGCCGACGCCAAGCGGGCCCGCTTGAACATCGTGGTGAACGAAGGGAAGAAACTCTATGTCACGGACATCGTCATCCAGGGCGCCGATCAACTCGACCCCGGCGAGCTCAAGGACGAACTGGCCTTGTCCGAACGTGGTATGTTTTCCTGGCTGACGGGGTCGGGCATCCTGCGCGAGGAGATCTTGGACCGCGACGCCGCCGCCCTGGAGGCCTATTATGGAAATCGGGGATTTCTGAACGCGCGCGTCGGTCAGCCCCAGGTCAGCTACACCGAGGACGGGATCACCGTCACCTTCCAGGTCGAGGAAGGCGCCCGCTACAAAATCGCGTCCGTGAATTATGCCGGCGAAATGCTGGCCCCGGGCGAGGATTTGAACAAAATCGTGACACTGGACGACCTGGCCGCCAAGGATGGGTACTTCGACCGCTCCGTGATGCGCTCGGATCTGCAAAAATTAAGCGAGTACTACTCCAACTACGGCTACGCCTTTGCCGAAGCCGATGCCAAAATGGATCGCGATGACACCAATAACTCCATAGCCCTGACCTATGTCCTGTCCAAGGGCACCAAGGTTTCCATCAACCAGGTCTTGATCGAGGGGAACACCAAAACCCGGGACAACGTCATCCGCCGGGAAATGCGCCTGGCCGACGGCGACGTCTACAACGGTGACATGCTCCGCCGCTCCAATGCCCGTCTGACCAAACTTGACTTTTTCGATACAGTGGAGATCACGCCCGAGCCCACGGG from Deltaproteobacteria bacterium encodes the following:
- the bamA gene encoding outer membrane protein assembly factor BamA translates to MNHKVFPLLLIFFSLFLTTSARAEEKSKVIILPFAINAGPDLAYLEDDLPKLLEKRLADMGIDVVPQTETMNLLQAQRVEYLDLDIARDMALLTGASHAVYGSFSQVGDDISIDSRLVDAHGIKAAKPFFVVKSGIINILPAIDEIAAKVKVNLDQRDRIAAIDIRGNEILDDDVVLMRLKTQIGDPFDPKAINRELKNLYDLGYFDDIEMSMKDDVDGKHLVITVKEKPLIQAISVEGAQELDADDILAAISTKTGAVLNPKVLADDMGKIRELYRKDGYYNAVIDYKLDQADAKRARLNIVVNEGKKLYVTDIVIQGADQLDPGELKDELALSERGMFSWLTGSGILREEILDRDAAALEAYYGNRGFLNARVGQPQVSYTEDGITVTFQVEEGARYKIASVNYAGEMLAPGEDLNKIVTLDDLAAKDGYFDRSVMRSDLQKLSEYYSNYGYAFAEADAKMDRDDTNNSIALTYVLSKGTKVSINQVLIEGNTKTRDNVIRREMRLADGDVYNGDMLRRSNARLTKLDFFDTVEITPEPTGSPETLNLRVKVKEKSTGQFSAGIGYSSYSQVFFSGQVLERNLFGMGYQLGFKGTISAKSA